One Candidatus Sulfurimonas baltica DNA segment encodes these proteins:
- a CDS encoding transposase, translating into MRTSKYTKEFKDSTIQLILNNNESVSKIAADLDIHVKTLYNWMSSYKKEHRIPMRVVNTSSSTETLDEENKRLRREVKLLKQERDILKKATAYFAKEVL; encoded by the coding sequence ATGAGAACTAGTAAATACACCAAAGAATTTAAAGATTCCACAATTCAATTAATACTTAATAATAACGAGAGTGTCTCAAAGATAGCAGCTGATTTAGATATACATGTAAAGACTTTATATAACTGGATGAGCAGTTATAAAAAAGAGCATAGAATACCAATGAGAGTTGTAAATACATCATCTTCAACAGAGACACTAGATGAAGAGAATAAACGCCTCAGACGAGAGGTAAAGCTTTTAAAGCAAGAGCGTGACATTTTAAAAAAGGCGACCGCGTACTTCGCC
- a CDS encoding Hpt domain-containing protein encodes MNYLINLKDIADELDFDVEDVEMIMDSFMEESKSNLKQLKIAVESNDIEQITQSSHAIKGSASNILLNDITSAAKEIEDNTREGNSIDYMGKYIKLEKLLQGLIDEE; translated from the coding sequence TTGAATTACTTAATTAACTTAAAAGATATAGCTGATGAATTAGATTTTGATGTAGAAGATGTTGAAATGATAATGGACTCCTTTATGGAAGAGTCTAAAAGTAATTTAAAACAACTTAAAATAGCCGTAGAGTCTAATGATATAGAACAAATCACTCAAAGTTCTCACGCTATAAAAGGAAGTGCATCTAATATATTACTTAATGATATTACTTCAGCTGCCAAAGAGATAGAAGACAATACACGTGAAGGAAACTCAATCGATTATATGGGAAAATATATAAAACTTGAGAAACTACTCCAAGGTTTAATAGATGAGGAATAA
- a CDS encoding PAS domain-containing hybrid sensor histidine kinase/response regulator: MINKQDIPTLEQNESKELAIQMSLALDTCKVGVWNRDIESNITIWDDRMFEIYGLEKIVPMPYDNWMNAVLPEDRADAETVVEQVILTKTRNTSVLRIIKPDGSIRYIESAADAICDDLGKVIRVIGINIDITEKKVLEQEREKSNEALHKLTNNMPGAIYQYRLYPDGRMTFPYLSNGIEDIYEIPPDDLLNDSSIAFNRIHEDDLAMFVTSIEDSAKTMKDWNMEYRVYLPKKGLCWIEGHSKPEKLEDGSILWQGYLSDITERKSTEKKLLNQYNLLQNIINTVPARIFWKDKEGTYLGANKLFLQDAQLESVDEIIGKNDFEMPWGETEGQLYRDDDLSIMNSGNSKINFEEIQTDDKGNIIAVLTSKVPLEDEHGKTIGLLGTYTDISEQRNTENELIELNKSLDERVKKAVQVNKEKDIKILQVAKEKNKELNKSRSDLSNQLNITKTIIDSVPIRIFWKDKYGIYLGANQLFIDDAELNNESDIIGKSDFEMTWRESAQQFIEDDADVVNSGVPRLNYEEVQPKEDGSAIYIRTSKVPLVDIDNNTLGILGIYDDITESKKMETDLQEAKNIAEKANESKSAFLANMSHEIRTPMNSIIGFIELIKNDSKEETISKYANIAYISSQGLLKIIEDILDISKIESGKIDIEIITFDTSDEIESIGSLFGDKASQKNITLNITTDKAFPKYLKSDPYRIRQIVSNLLSNAIKFTESGKNIDVNLSYKNKVLCISVKDEGKGIAADKIEHIFEAFNQEDVSTTREYGGTGLGLSISYELVSLLGGKLQVNSELGVGSEFFLCIPAEEGEAIVKADTQRVVSDRSKNIKVLLVEDNKSNQLFMKVIFKKLNVEFEIAENGLEALEKFKSNLYDLVLMDENMPIMGGIESTKNILEYEKENDLVHTPIVALTANAIEGDREKFLAAGMDEYLTKPVSKDTLEKVLSVF, from the coding sequence ATGATTAATAAACAAGACATTCCCACATTAGAGCAAAATGAGTCAAAAGAATTAGCTATTCAAATGTCTCTTGCCCTAGATACTTGTAAAGTTGGAGTATGGAACAGGGATATAGAATCAAACATTACTATATGGGATGATAGAATGTTTGAAATATATGGTTTAGAAAAAATAGTTCCTATGCCCTATGATAACTGGATGAATGCAGTGCTCCCAGAAGATCGTGCTGATGCCGAAACAGTAGTCGAACAAGTTATTTTAACTAAAACTAGAAATACTAGTGTACTTCGAATCATTAAACCTGATGGTAGTATCAGATATATAGAGTCAGCAGCAGATGCTATATGTGATGATTTAGGAAAAGTTATCCGCGTGATTGGAATTAATATTGATATTACCGAGAAGAAAGTTTTAGAACAAGAACGTGAAAAAAGCAATGAAGCACTTCATAAACTAACAAACAATATGCCTGGAGCTATTTATCAATATAGACTTTATCCCGATGGAAGGATGACCTTTCCTTATCTAAGTAATGGTATTGAAGATATATATGAAATACCTCCTGATGACTTACTTAATGACTCATCAATTGCATTTAACAGGATTCATGAAGATGATTTAGCAATGTTTGTAACTTCTATTGAAGATTCAGCAAAAACTATGAAAGATTGGAACATGGAGTATAGAGTTTATTTACCAAAAAAAGGTCTCTGTTGGATTGAAGGACATTCAAAGCCAGAAAAACTTGAAGACGGAAGCATCTTATGGCAAGGTTACCTTAGTGATATAACTGAGCGAAAATCTACAGAGAAAAAGCTATTAAACCAATATAACCTACTACAAAATATTATAAATACTGTTCCCGCACGTATTTTTTGGAAAGATAAAGAAGGTACCTACCTTGGAGCAAATAAGTTATTTCTACAAGATGCCCAATTAGAATCAGTTGATGAAATTATTGGAAAAAATGATTTTGAAATGCCTTGGGGAGAGACAGAAGGACAATTATATAGAGATGATGACTTATCCATTATGAATAGTGGCAATTCGAAGATTAATTTTGAAGAAATACAAACAGATGATAAAGGTAATATTATTGCAGTATTGACTTCTAAGGTTCCACTGGAAGATGAACATGGGAAAACAATTGGTTTACTAGGTACTTATACTGATATTTCCGAGCAAAGAAATACAGAAAATGAACTAATAGAATTGAATAAATCCTTAGACGAAAGAGTTAAAAAAGCAGTTCAAGTGAATAAAGAAAAAGACATAAAAATACTGCAAGTAGCTAAAGAAAAAAATAAAGAGCTAAATAAGAGTAGATCTGATCTGTCAAATCAATTAAATATAACTAAAACCATTATCGATTCAGTACCCATTCGAATATTTTGGAAAGATAAATATGGTATCTACTTAGGGGCTAATCAACTATTTATAGATGACGCAGAACTAAATAATGAATCCGATATCATAGGTAAGAGTGATTTTGAAATGACATGGAGAGAAAGCGCTCAGCAATTTATAGAAGATGATGCCGATGTTGTAAACAGTGGTGTCCCTAGATTGAATTATGAAGAGGTACAACCAAAAGAAGATGGTAGTGCCATTTATATAAGAACTTCAAAAGTTCCTTTAGTGGATATAGATAACAATACACTAGGTATTTTAGGTATTTACGATGACATTACCGAGTCAAAAAAAATGGAAACCGACCTTCAAGAAGCAAAAAATATTGCTGAAAAAGCGAATGAATCTAAGTCCGCCTTCCTTGCAAATATGAGTCATGAGATCAGAACGCCTATGAATTCTATTATTGGGTTTATAGAGCTTATTAAAAATGATTCCAAAGAAGAAACAATTTCCAAATACGCGAATATTGCATATATTTCAAGCCAAGGCTTATTAAAAATCATTGAAGACATACTAGATATTTCTAAAATTGAAAGTGGAAAAATAGATATAGAAATAATAACATTTGATACTAGTGATGAAATAGAGTCTATTGGAAGTTTATTTGGTGATAAAGCATCTCAAAAGAATATAACATTAAATATTACTACTGATAAAGCTTTTCCAAAATACTTAAAAAGTGATCCATACAGAATACGACAAATAGTCTCTAACCTTCTGAGTAATGCTATAAAGTTCACAGAAAGTGGCAAGAATATAGATGTTAATTTATCATATAAAAACAAAGTTTTATGCATATCGGTAAAAGATGAAGGTAAAGGCATAGCGGCAGATAAGATAGAGCATATATTTGAAGCTTTTAATCAAGAAGATGTGTCGACTACGCGAGAATATGGTGGTACGGGACTAGGTTTATCAATTAGTTATGAACTTGTAAGCCTCTTAGGCGGAAAACTTCAAGTTAATAGTGAGCTCGGGGTTGGTAGTGAGTTCTTTTTATGCATACCCGCAGAGGAAGGAGAAGCCATAGTTAAAGCTGATACTCAGCGAGTAGTATCTGATAGAAGTAAGAATATCAAAGTTTTATTAGTAGAAGATAATAAATCAAATCAGCTCTTTATGAAAGTCATCTTCAAAAAACTCAATGTAGAATTTGAAATTGCGGAAAATGGCCTCGAAGCATTAGAAAAATTTAAATCTAATCTATACGACTTAGTCTTAATGGATGAGAATATGCCAATTATGGGTGGTATCGAGTCTACTAAAAATATATTAGAATATGAAAAAGAAAATGATTTAGTTCATACGCCTATTGTAGCTTTAACCGCTAATGCTATCGAAGGTGATAGAGAGAAGTTTTTAGCTGCTGGGATGGATGAATATTTAACTAAACCAGTGAGTAAAGATACTCTAGAAAAGGTATTGAGTGTTTTTTAA